From a single Nostoc sp. MS1 genomic region:
- a CDS encoding CHASE2 domain-containing serine/threonine-protein kinase, whose product MLENVKRILKQPVIISSAIATIFMLGLQKLQILEPLELRVYDQMIQAKGDGGTDPRLLIVAVTEEDLQKWNWPLPGEVLDQLLGKLEQLEPRAIGLDIYRDLPVQPGHEKLLKRLQESDLIVPVCKHADAKNAGIAPPRGVEPERVGFSDIVEDTDGSIRRNLISVNVAQSEICQSPYSLSWQLSIKYLEVAGIQPQLTAKKELQLRNVVLKPLQNYSGGYENADTQGYQILLNYRSPRQIAQQVTVTDVLSGRVKPELIKDRIVLIGSTAPSLKDVFNTPYTTGKADDAGRMAGVEIHAQIISQILGAVLNNQRLLWFLPGWGEVLWIGGWSVVGGFLAWRIRHPLGLGLAEGGSLAALFGINYAIFIQAGWFPVISPALGLVVAAGSVLAYSAYQSQQEKEKILQRVQEQKDLIAQLQAYASQNPNRQTQATIAPTVYPMGQTMALNTVLKKRYKIIENLGTGGFSNTYIAQDIQRPGSPVCVVKQMRPATQDEQYLSVLRRLFNNEAYILETLGKHSQIPYLLAFFEEEQLFYLAQEFIAGHPLSEELTPGVPRSRADVMSILKEVLQILVFVHSYDVIHRDIKPNNLMRRKADGHIVLIDFGAVKQVQPQMQSEEQENQTIAVGTPAYAPGEQMSGMPRLNSDIYALGIVVIQALSGVNPKVFRRDVNTGVVIIPITSETGEQIWKYWWELADTTEALTKVVDKMVQLDFTQRYQSATEVLNIVESL is encoded by the coding sequence ATGTTGGAAAATGTTAAGAGAATATTAAAACAACCAGTAATTATTTCTAGTGCGATCGCCACAATTTTCATGCTAGGACTACAAAAGCTGCAAATATTAGAGCCTCTAGAATTAAGAGTCTATGACCAGATGATTCAGGCTAAGGGCGACGGTGGTACAGATCCGCGTCTGTTAATAGTGGCTGTGACTGAAGAAGATTTACAAAAATGGAATTGGCCTCTACCGGGCGAAGTGTTAGACCAACTGCTAGGTAAACTAGAACAATTAGAACCTAGAGCGATCGGTTTAGATATTTATCGTGACTTACCAGTACAACCAGGTCACGAAAAACTACTAAAACGCCTACAAGAAAGCGATTTAATTGTTCCTGTTTGTAAACACGCCGATGCTAAAAATGCTGGTATTGCACCCCCACGGGGAGTAGAACCAGAGCGAGTAGGTTTTAGTGATATTGTTGAAGATACCGATGGCTCTATTCGGCGGAATTTGATCTCAGTTAATGTGGCTCAGTCCGAAATTTGCCAAAGCCCTTATTCTTTAAGTTGGCAATTATCCATCAAATATTTAGAAGTCGCAGGTATTCAACCCCAGTTAACTGCCAAAAAAGAATTGCAATTACGTAATGTAGTCTTAAAACCTCTGCAAAACTACTCCGGTGGTTACGAAAATGCAGATACTCAAGGCTACCAAATTCTCTTAAATTACCGCTCTCCTCGCCAGATAGCTCAACAAGTTACCGTTACAGATGTACTCTCAGGTCGCGTCAAACCGGAATTAATTAAAGACCGCATTGTTTTAATTGGTTCTACAGCACCGAGCTTAAAAGATGTTTTTAATACACCATATACTACTGGCAAAGCCGATGACGCGGGTAGGATGGCAGGAGTAGAAATTCATGCCCAAATTATCAGCCAAATTCTAGGCGCAGTTTTGAATAACCAACGTCTGTTGTGGTTTTTGCCTGGGTGGGGTGAAGTCCTGTGGATAGGTGGATGGTCTGTAGTGGGGGGATTTTTAGCTTGGCGCATTCGCCACCCATTAGGCTTAGGATTGGCAGAAGGTGGTTCTTTAGCTGCCTTATTTGGCATTAACTATGCCATTTTCATCCAAGCTGGATGGTTTCCTGTAATTTCCCCAGCATTGGGTTTAGTAGTTGCGGCTGGTAGTGTCCTTGCTTATAGCGCCTATCAAAGTCAACAAGAAAAAGAGAAGATTTTACAACGAGTGCAAGAGCAAAAGGATTTAATTGCTCAGTTACAAGCATACGCCTCGCAAAACCCAAACAGACAAACTCAGGCTACCATTGCTCCCACTGTCTATCCTATGGGGCAAACAATGGCGCTGAACACAGTACTCAAAAAACGCTACAAAATTATTGAAAATTTAGGTACTGGGGGATTTAGCAATACTTATATAGCCCAGGATATCCAACGTCCGGGAAGTCCTGTTTGTGTTGTGAAACAAATGCGTCCAGCCACCCAAGATGAACAATATTTGAGTGTGCTAAGACGCTTGTTTAATAATGAAGCATATATTCTGGAAACTCTAGGTAAACACTCACAAATACCCTATTTATTAGCCTTCTTTGAAGAAGAGCAGCTATTTTATTTAGCCCAAGAATTTATTGCTGGTCATCCCTTATCAGAAGAGTTAACTCCTGGAGTACCTCGTTCACGAGCTGATGTGATGAGTATACTCAAGGAAGTTTTACAAATTCTAGTTTTTGTTCACAGCTACGATGTAATTCATCGAGACATCAAACCTAATAACTTGATGAGGCGAAAAGCCGATGGACACATTGTTTTGATTGACTTTGGTGCAGTCAAACAAGTCCAACCTCAAATGCAATCTGAGGAACAAGAAAATCAGACTATTGCTGTTGGCACTCCTGCTTATGCACCCGGCGAACAAATGAGCGGTATGCCCAGACTTAACAGTGATATTTATGCTTTGGGAATAGTTGTGATACAAGCCTTAAGTGGAGTTAATCCCAAAGTTTTCCGCAGAGATGTCAATACAGGTGTGGTAATTATTCCCATCACATCGGAGACTGGTGAACAAATTTGGAAATATTGGTGGGAACTCGCAGACACCACCGAAGCATTAACTAAAGTGGTAGATAAAATGGTACAACTTGACTTCACACAAAGATACCAATCAGCAACAGAAGTGCTGAATATTGTGGAAAGTTTATAG
- a CDS encoding sensor histidine kinase, which translates to MNGKIFLPKKEITIHDLKPSNIQTYCQLQSEQLTNHCPILLARIVYYDCLAKKHQEVINHAKNQKPLSRNNLAYLRSESWLKDFPPVGQVYEFSMQYPNLFVYFCPTGYRNEKAEYIQIVAEQPISQNVQEYIQQSAMLLSNYADIYLDYGRQKSEIKLLEQVLHRVGHQLRSYLALVGLYAHNLCFSLKQSPEYEQATIIRDSIEDIDNNLTELINCGQGEKLKVTPQDLRNLVVESIKTLQPLLDSKQAKISIPENSTTLLIDYLQVKQVFNNILSNAVYFSPESGTITCSWQIFQTEVLIKISDEGQGLSPEDMQKIFTPFYTRRPGGTGLGLTIAKKIILDHHGNLWAQSVAEGGAQFCIILPRTQNI; encoded by the coding sequence ATGAACGGGAAAATTTTTCTACCAAAAAAAGAAATCACTATCCATGATTTAAAACCATCAAACATTCAGACATATTGTCAATTGCAGTCTGAACAATTAACTAATCATTGTCCCATTCTTTTAGCTAGGATTGTCTATTATGATTGTTTGGCAAAAAAACATCAAGAGGTAATTAACCATGCTAAAAATCAAAAGCCATTATCACGGAATAATTTAGCATACTTACGTTCGGAATCATGGCTAAAAGATTTTCCGCCAGTAGGACAAGTATATGAGTTTTCCATGCAGTATCCAAATTTATTTGTATACTTTTGTCCTACAGGTTATAGGAATGAGAAAGCCGAGTATATTCAGATAGTTGCAGAACAACCTATTTCTCAGAATGTTCAAGAGTATATCCAACAATCTGCTATGCTCCTTAGCAATTATGCCGACATATATTTGGACTATGGCAGACAAAAATCGGAAATTAAACTGTTAGAACAAGTGCTACATCGAGTCGGACACCAATTGCGGAGCTATTTAGCATTGGTGGGGTTGTATGCTCATAATTTATGCTTTAGTTTAAAACAAAGTCCTGAATATGAACAAGCAACAATCATTCGTGACAGTATCGAAGATATAGATAATAATCTCACCGAACTGATAAATTGTGGTCAAGGAGAAAAACTCAAAGTTACGCCACAAGATTTAAGAAATTTAGTAGTAGAAAGTATCAAGACTCTGCAACCTCTACTTGATAGCAAACAAGCGAAAATATCAATTCCCGAAAATTCTACCACTTTGTTAATTGACTACTTACAAGTCAAGCAAGTTTTTAACAATATATTAAGTAATGCTGTGTACTTTAGTCCTGAGTCTGGCACGATTACTTGTAGTTGGCAGATTTTTCAAACAGAAGTGTTAATCAAAATTTCCGATGAAGGTCAAGGACTTTCTCCAGAAGATATGCAGAAAATATTTACCCCTTTTTATACTCGCAGACCAGGAGGTACAGGACTAGGTTTAACTATTGCCAAAAAAATTATCTTAGACCATCACGGAAACTTGTGGGCGCAGAGTGTAGCAGAAGGGGGAGCGCAATTTTGCATAATTTTGCCTCGAACCCAGAATATATAG
- a CDS encoding response regulator: MASDNPLTVLLVEDNERFRQGLRTLLSFYHGNGSLPLEIVGEANSLDQVLKLTAEKSPDLILLDLQLVGSDGISVLFSLKQIGYSGKVLVLSAHQEDEWVFRAMQAGASGYVFKNHLGTQLCEAISTVTKSEIYLPSEVASRFFRFFQAYSDSCLRACHQLHLTDREQEVLYWLTQGASNEEIAKHLYVTVATVKAHLTSIFEKLKVNSRTQAIVTALKLGLVRA, from the coding sequence ATGGCTAGTGACAATCCTTTAACGGTTTTGTTAGTAGAAGATAATGAACGCTTTCGCCAAGGCTTACGGACTCTGTTAAGTTTTTATCATGGTAACGGTTCATTACCTCTAGAGATAGTAGGTGAGGCTAACTCTTTAGACCAAGTATTAAAATTAACAGCAGAGAAATCACCAGATTTAATCCTCCTAGATTTGCAACTAGTTGGTAGTGATGGTATTAGTGTTTTGTTTTCTTTAAAACAAATTGGTTACTCTGGCAAAGTCTTAGTCTTATCTGCTCATCAAGAAGACGAGTGGGTTTTTCGTGCTATGCAGGCGGGAGCATCTGGTTATGTGTTTAAAAATCACTTGGGAACTCAACTATGCGAAGCTATTAGCACAGTAACTAAATCAGAAATTTATCTACCTTCAGAGGTTGCAAGTCGATTTTTCCGATTTTTTCAGGCTTATTCCGACTCTTGTTTGCGTGCTTGTCATCAACTACATTTAACAGACAGGGAGCAGGAAGTTTTATACTGGTTAACCCAAGGTGCATCTAATGAAGAAATCGCCAAACATTTATATGTGACTGTTGCTACAGTCAAGGCTCACCTAACCAGTATTTTTGAGAAACTGAAAGTTAATAGTCGGACTCAAGCTATAGTAACTGCATTGAAGTTAGGACTCGTGAGAGCTTGA
- a CDS encoding substrate-binding domain-containing protein — protein sequence MTSFGGFYREYACAYNNPLSCDRPLETAQELKGAKFCLECGFPATLPEQAEIKGNGGTYQVNSYLGVRGYGRLYAGVQVKDKQPVEIKEYLLPNRCFNEQESLQRKQVFQRVGGVKLADSRVQNFRLVSTIEAIADEKADRCYLISQKIEASQTLNQYLTEKGKMTALQVREVLNQTLQTLEFLHSQKLRFPSNQVQDGIAHGNLNLDSILIKLANNQQFYIYLCDLAIWENLFIPPAITQPAPAQKEKDLEALGWVAFYLLAGRTVDYSNQPLDPRDSQQWSTTDTHLKQFIERLMGLAAPFTSAEAARQALIQLPKEGQANNSSSSAEDTPENQKFKKLLLWLLILALLLLGGGIAYYFWRDKGDDDSKYLQWSSLLRLFADVPNVSPGRFSYAGERTGTWSVIIRQQVDNSVLEDVLTNPIPNAKAIFQYNPVASNLQSPNRPVTAVKTGNSNFAITSVTNNITDELDKKPVAYDGLLVYVEFSKRDTNLANALGGKITLEQLRQIYTGKITNWQQINSKLPNVKITPYKPTEPEAISKFQEIVLKNDPQDIALFTNNVTALDTTSTQNQIREEILNTTKSGIIAFGILSKTKGQCTGYPLAIANGNTTAIQPLFQKRDRRPINTADDLCQHDDYFFDVDTFKTYPLGYPIFVVYPRDNSLPPAGSKFSEILTTRQGQCLLNKVGLVPLQPIPDAIKNYACQSLP from the coding sequence ATGACCTCATTTGGTGGATTTTATCGAGAATATGCCTGTGCGTATAACAATCCTTTAAGTTGCGATCGCCCATTGGAAACGGCACAAGAACTTAAAGGTGCTAAATTTTGTTTAGAATGCGGCTTTCCTGCCACTTTACCAGAGCAAGCTGAGATTAAAGGCAATGGAGGTACTTATCAGGTAAATAGTTATTTAGGGGTGCGGGGTTACGGACGTTTATATGCAGGTGTGCAAGTTAAAGACAAACAGCCTGTAGAAATTAAAGAATATCTCTTACCCAACCGTTGCTTTAATGAACAAGAAAGTTTGCAGCGTAAACAAGTTTTTCAACGGGTAGGGGGAGTCAAATTAGCCGACAGTAGAGTCCAGAATTTTCGTTTAGTGAGTACGATAGAAGCTATTGCCGATGAAAAGGCAGACCGTTGTTATTTAATTAGTCAAAAAATAGAAGCATCCCAAACCTTAAATCAATACCTGACAGAGAAGGGGAAAATGACAGCCTTGCAAGTCAGGGAGGTATTGAATCAAACTCTCCAAACTCTCGAATTTCTCCACAGCCAAAAATTGCGTTTTCCTTCCAATCAAGTCCAGGATGGCATAGCTCACGGTAATCTTAATCTCGATAGTATTTTAATTAAACTCGCTAATAATCAACAGTTTTATATATATCTTTGTGATTTAGCTATTTGGGAGAACTTATTTATTCCGCCAGCTATTACCCAACCTGCACCCGCACAAAAAGAAAAAGATTTAGAAGCTCTAGGATGGGTAGCTTTTTATTTACTAGCAGGACGTACTGTTGATTATTCTAATCAACCTCTTGACCCTAGAGACTCTCAACAATGGTCTACTACAGATACTCATTTAAAACAGTTCATTGAGCGATTAATGGGTTTAGCTGCACCCTTTACCAGTGCAGAAGCGGCTCGTCAAGCACTCATCCAATTGCCGAAAGAGGGTCAGGCAAATAATTCATCATCATCGGCTGAAGATACACCAGAAAATCAGAAATTTAAAAAACTTTTATTGTGGTTATTAATCTTAGCGTTGTTATTGCTAGGAGGCGGAATTGCTTATTATTTCTGGCGAGATAAAGGAGATGATGATAGTAAATATCTCCAATGGTCTAGTTTGTTGCGGCTGTTTGCTGATGTACCTAATGTTAGTCCGGGTAGATTTAGTTATGCGGGGGAGAGAACGGGAACATGGAGTGTGATTATTAGGCAACAAGTCGATAACTCTGTTTTAGAAGATGTACTGACTAATCCTATTCCCAATGCAAAAGCAATATTTCAATACAATCCTGTGGCATCAAATTTACAAAGTCCAAATAGACCTGTAACAGCCGTGAAAACAGGGAATAGCAACTTTGCTATTACAAGTGTGACTAATAATATTACAGATGAATTAGATAAAAAACCTGTTGCTTATGATGGATTACTGGTTTATGTTGAATTTAGTAAGAGAGATACTAATTTGGCAAATGCTTTAGGAGGAAAAATTACCCTTGAGCAATTGCGACAAATTTACACCGGAAAAATTACCAATTGGCAACAAATTAATAGTAAGCTGCCAAATGTGAAAATTACACCTTATAAACCAACTGAACCAGAAGCCATTAGTAAATTTCAAGAAATCGTTCTCAAAAATGACCCGCAAGACATAGCTTTATTTACTAACAACGTCACCGCACTAGATACCACCAGCACTCAAAACCAAATTCGTGAGGAAATTCTTAACACAACAAAAAGTGGGATTATTGCTTTTGGGATTCTGAGTAAGACTAAAGGTCAATGTACTGGCTACCCATTAGCGATCGCCAATGGTAATACTACAGCCATTCAACCCCTATTTCAAAAACGCGATCGCCGTCCTATCAACACCGCAGATGACCTTTGCCAGCATGATGATTACTTTTTTGATGTTGATACTTTTAAAACTTACCCTTTGGGCTACCCTATATTTGTAGTTTATCCCAGAGACAATAGCCTACCACCAGCCGGGTCTAAATTTTCTGAGATACTAACTACTCGTCAGGGTCAGTGTTTACTTAATAAAGTAGGTCTTGTCCCTTTACAACCCATACCTGATGCTATAAAGAACTATGCCTGCCAATCGTTGCCCTAA
- a CDS encoding FHA domain-containing protein produces the protein MPANRCPNPSCEYFNRTLPNSAKVCPWCSTPLGNVVAPTPTPSRPNPPQPIPQQVTPQQPVHPSPPVTPQPTYQPPVEPDRTNYQQRQPVQPTPPTYNPQPPRLPLLKFIHTSGREFQWSGEAGFIGRRGKSVSIPPEIDLTGIPNEGIVSRRHARVSWDWSQSSYMIVDMSTNGIYLNGTALSPGVQYRLMNGDLLQFGQENLVRFSVYVM, from the coding sequence ATGCCTGCCAATCGTTGCCCTAATCCTAGTTGTGAATATTTTAACCGCACCTTACCTAATAGTGCTAAGGTTTGTCCTTGGTGTTCCACTCCCTTGGGTAATGTAGTAGCGCCTACACCCACACCAAGTAGACCTAATCCTCCACAACCCATTCCCCAACAAGTTACCCCTCAACAACCTGTTCATCCATCGCCACCAGTCACACCCCAGCCTACTTACCAACCCCCCGTTGAGCCAGATCGGACAAACTATCAGCAAAGACAACCCGTACAACCAACACCGCCAACCTATAACCCCCAGCCTCCCAGATTACCACTACTGAAATTTATCCACACTTCCGGTAGGGAATTTCAATGGTCAGGAGAAGCAGGTTTTATTGGTCGTCGTGGTAAAAGTGTGAGTATTCCCCCAGAAATTGATTTGACTGGTATCCCCAATGAAGGTATAGTTTCTCGTCGCCATGCGCGAGTTTCTTGGGATTGGTCGCAAAGTAGTTACATGATTGTTGACATGAGTACCAATGGTATTTATTTGAACGGAACTGCTTTAAGTCCTGGCGTGCAGTATCGTCTAATGAATGGTGATTTATTGCAGTTTGGTCAAGAAAATTTAGTGCGGTTTAGTGTGTATGTGATGTGA
- a CDS encoding DUF928 domain-containing protein, producing the protein MKLQLWASCLLVSLACLSLDFVSQNKVVAINPVGEIAQNSGAYNQAMQLGYTETRRRNYRRALGYFQQALQLRPNDKYATAAVRNVRSYMQRRTSLISFVPGRPGRLRAAASRGSCFLNGISAVPLIPSNKEAQLTTAANPTFFFYIPQTPKPIQGLEFVLRDSESVTPLYKKSFQPVGQAGIVSITIPAQQASLKTGKSYNWSFSMICDSQNRDQDLFMKGKIERVQDENLAEQIQETNQPLDQAIIYATAGFWENALSTLANLRRQRPNDQEVKKYWTDLLSSVELTDVADQPLLPCCTAQE; encoded by the coding sequence ATGAAACTTCAACTTTGGGCAAGCTGTCTGCTTGTTAGCTTGGCGTGTCTATCCTTAGATTTTGTTAGTCAAAATAAAGTTGTGGCAATCAATCCAGTTGGGGAAATTGCCCAAAATAGTGGCGCTTATAACCAAGCTATGCAACTCGGTTATACAGAAACTAGACGGAGAAACTATCGCCGCGCTTTAGGATATTTCCAGCAAGCACTGCAACTACGCCCTAATGATAAGTATGCCACAGCAGCCGTAAGAAATGTGAGAAGCTACATGCAGCGACGCACTAGTTTAATTAGTTTTGTTCCTGGCAGACCTGGGAGATTAAGAGCTGCTGCATCCAGGGGAAGTTGCTTCTTAAATGGAATATCAGCTGTTCCGCTAATTCCTAGCAACAAGGAAGCACAACTAACAACAGCAGCAAATCCCACTTTCTTTTTCTACATTCCCCAAACACCTAAACCAATACAAGGGTTAGAATTTGTTTTGCGTGATAGTGAAAGTGTGACACCTTTATATAAAAAAAGTTTTCAACCTGTAGGGCAAGCAGGTATTGTTAGTATCACTATCCCTGCACAACAAGCATCATTAAAAACAGGAAAATCTTATAATTGGTCTTTTTCGATGATTTGTGATTCTCAAAATCGTGACCAAGACCTATTCATGAAAGGTAAGATTGAACGTGTGCAAGATGAAAACCTTGCTGAACAGATACAGGAAACCAACCAGCCATTAGACCAAGCAATTATTTATGCAACGGCTGGATTTTGGGAAAATGCCCTCAGTACTTTGGCCAATTTACGCCGCCAGCGTCCTAATGATCAAGAAGTTAAAAAATATTGGACTGATTTACTTAGCTCTGTTGAATTGACAGATGTTGCAGACCAGCCGCTTTTACCCTGTTGTACTGCACAGGAGTAA
- a CDS encoding beta strand repeat-containing protein: MASTILTVNTTADQNDGSAANGLSLRDAILIANANPNTDYEIQLTGGTTYNLTSNGVNENAALTGDLDITNRSNVLYIVSVGGKATIDASGLLNSDRVFQVLDGGQLSLQNVVVTGGNTSSNGGGIRVDSNAALDLYNSTVTGNKASGSYNNGGGIYNSGFVSLRNGSTVGNNIATGGSSQEGGGIYNSGGTLIATNSTISNNQAGLYGGGISTVSGSVTLVNTTVSGNSAGYGAGIRSNGTSVALLNTTVSSNSANYKGGGIYASTDGVFNLLNSTVTNNTAISTASGDGGGGIYSLSATVNLKNTIVAGNINSNAPDLLSGLLSSAIFNGNNNNLIGSLTGAKGTVGTGTDIVNPNPGLGPLQNNGGLTLTHALLPGSPAINAGNNSLIPADTQDLDGDGNTTEPTPYDQRGLTRVVGGTIDIGAFEVQAATLPSLSIQDVTVTEGNTGTKNATFTVTLSAASTSVVTVNYATANGTATAGSDYTATTGTLTFNPGDTSKSLNVAVTGDLTIEPNETFLVNLSNATNATIADNQAVGTITNDDTLPTLSINDITVVEGQTSQAVLTVTLSSASSQPVTVQYATVAGTATANADYTTSSGTLTFAANTTTAKITVPILNDSLSEANETFKVNLSSPTNATLQKSSGTVTITDTLQASITTTLADGIENLTLTGTSNINGTGNSGNNILTGNSGNNILAGGIGNDTYAFNASTQLGSDTIQETSTGGSDTISFSGTSTDVRLNLGVITTQTVNSNLKLTLSANNVIENIVSGSGSDRLIGNSLNNNLNGGSGNDVLTGRSGADILIGGAGNDILSGGSESDRFWYSSGRAFTSSDFGNDTLTDFTSASDKLVLSKQTFTALNSIVGDGLSQASDFATVDDDGLAATSTAFLVYSLSSGSLYYNQNGSAAGLGTGAELANLINLPSLTTTDFTIIT, translated from the coding sequence ATGGCTTCTACTATTTTGACAGTCAATACCACAGCCGATCAAAATGATGGCAGTGCTGCTAATGGTTTATCTCTAAGAGATGCGATTTTAATCGCTAATGCGAATCCAAATACTGATTATGAAATACAGTTAACAGGAGGGACAACGTACAATCTGACATCAAATGGAGTTAATGAAAATGCAGCCCTGACAGGAGATTTAGATATTACAAATCGCAGTAATGTGCTTTATATTGTGTCAGTTGGTGGGAAAGCAACTATTGATGCGTCAGGTTTATTAAATAGCGATCGCGTTTTTCAGGTACTGGATGGTGGTCAATTAAGCTTACAGAATGTAGTGGTTACGGGCGGCAACACATCTAGTAATGGTGGAGGTATTAGGGTTGATTCTAATGCCGCTCTCGATTTGTATAATTCGACAGTTACGGGCAACAAAGCGTCCGGTTCTTATAATAACGGCGGCGGCATCTACAACAGTGGTTTCGTCTCCCTACGCAACGGCAGCACAGTTGGTAACAATATCGCAACTGGAGGCTCTAGTCAAGAAGGCGGCGGCATATACAATTCCGGCGGTACACTGATTGCAACTAACTCAACAATTAGTAACAACCAAGCGGGACTTTACGGTGGTGGCATCTCTACCGTTAGTGGATCGGTGACTCTGGTCAATACTACTGTTAGTGGCAATAGTGCGGGATATGGGGCCGGCATCAGAAGTAACGGCACTTCAGTTGCCTTACTTAATACTACGGTCAGTAGCAATAGTGCTAATTATAAAGGTGGCGGTATATATGCTTCTACTGATGGAGTGTTCAATTTGCTCAATAGCACTGTTACCAATAATACTGCTATCAGCACAGCATCCGGCGACGGCGGCGGTGGTATTTATAGTCTTAGTGCCACAGTTAACCTCAAAAACACGATTGTTGCTGGGAATATAAATAGTAATGCTCCCGATCTTCTCTCTGGTCTTTTGAGTTCAGCAATATTTAATGGTAACAATAACAACCTCATTGGTAGCTTAACTGGTGCTAAAGGCACTGTAGGCACAGGTACAGATATCGTTAACCCCAACCCCGGACTCGGCCCCTTACAAAACAACGGCGGACTCACCCTTACCCATGCTCTCCTTCCTGGTAGTCCTGCAATAAACGCCGGTAACAACAGCTTAATTCCTGCTGATACACAAGACCTTGATGGCGATGGCAATACAACAGAACCCACTCCCTACGACCAACGCGGTTTGACGCGGGTTGTTGGCGGTACAATTGATATCGGTGCATTTGAGGTACAAGCAGCTACCTTACCCAGCCTCAGCATCCAAGATGTTACTGTTACCGAAGGTAATACAGGGACAAAGAACGCTACTTTTACTGTGACTCTTTCTGCCGCCAGTACCTCTGTTGTCACAGTTAACTATGCTACTGCTAACGGCACAGCCACAGCAGGTAGTGATTATACCGCCACCACAGGTACATTAACTTTTAATCCCGGTGATACCAGTAAAAGTCTCAATGTTGCGGTGACTGGCGATCTCACAATTGAACCGAACGAAACTTTCTTGGTTAACCTCAGCAATGCCACTAATGCAACCATTGCTGATAATCAGGCAGTAGGAACGATAACCAACGATGACACTCTGCCGACTCTCTCTATCAATGACATCACTGTTGTTGAAGGGCAAACTTCGCAAGCTGTCTTAACCGTCACTCTGAGCAGTGCCTCTAGTCAACCAGTCACAGTTCAATATGCTACAGTCGCTGGAACTGCTACTGCCAATGCAGACTATACCACCAGCAGTGGAACTTTAACTTTCGCTGCCAATACTACCACTGCCAAAATTACTGTTCCCATTCTCAATGATAGTCTCAGCGAAGCCAACGAAACCTTTAAAGTTAACCTTTCTAGTCCTACCAATGCAACTTTGCAAAAATCCTCTGGGACTGTCACTATCACTGATACTTTGCAAGCTAGTATCACCACAACCTTAGCTGATGGGATCGAGAATTTAACTCTAACTGGAACGAGCAATATTAACGGCACTGGTAATAGTGGCAATAATATTCTGACGGGCAATAGTGGCAATAATATTCTGGCTGGTGGTATTGGGAATGATACCTACGCATTCAATGCTTCTACCCAATTAGGTAGCGATACCATACAAGAGACCAGCACAGGCGGCAGTGATACTATTAGTTTCAGTGGTACTAGTACTGATGTCCGGCTGAATTTGGGTGTGATTACGACGCAGACAGTCAACAGTAACTTGAAGTTGACTCTATCTGCGAATAATGTGATTGAAAATATAGTCAGTGGTAGTGGAAGCGATCGCCTGATTGGCAATAGCCTCAATAATAATCTCAATGGGGGCAGTGGCAATGATGTGTTAACAGGTAGAAGCGGTGCAGATATTTTAATCGGTGGGGCGGGAAATGATATTCTTTCTGGTGGAAGTGAGAGCGATCGCTTTTGGTATAGTAGTGGACGAGCTTTTACCAGTAGCGATTTTGGTAACGATACCCTAACTGACTTTACATCTGCCAGTGATAAGTTGGTGTTGAGTAAACAGACTTTTACCGCTTTGAATAGTATTGTGGGTGATGGTTTGAGTCAAGCTTCTGATTTTGCTACCGTAGATGATGATGGTTTAGCTGCAACTAGTACAGCATTCCTAGTTTACAGCCTCAGTAGTGGCAGTCTTTACTATAACCAAAACGGCAGTGCTGCTGGGTTGGGTACTGGTGCTGAACTGGCTAATTTGATCAATTTGCCTAGTTTGACTACTACTGATTTTACGATCATTACTTGA